The DNA window GTTCGGGTGGTTCGGGTTCAACCCCGGGAGCACGACGGCGGGGAACGGGTCGATCGGGTACATCGCGGTGACGACCAACCTGGCGGCGGCGGCGGGGACGGTCATGGCCCTGATCACGTCGTGGACGGTGCTCCGGAAGCCCGACATCTCGATGACGCTCAACGGGGCGCTGGCGGGGCTGGTGGCGATCACGGCACCGTGCGACGGCGTGTCTCCGATGGGGGCGATCGCGATCGGGGCGATGGCGGGGGTCCTGGTGGTGTTGAGCGTGATGCTGCTCGATTACGTGCTGAAGGTGGACGACCCGGTGGGCGCGGTGAGCGTGCACGCGGTGAACGGGCTGTGGGGCACGCTCTCCTTCGGGCTCTTTTCGACGACGAGCGGGCTGTTCTACGGGCACGGCTTCAAACAGCTGGGGGTCCAGCTGCTGGGCGCGGGCACGGCGTTCGTGTGGGCGTTCGGGCTGGGGCTGGTCCTGTTCCTCGCGCTCAAGAAGACGGTCGGGCTGCGGGTGAGCGCCGAGGAGGAGATCAAGGGCCTGGATATCGAGGAGCACGGCAACGAGGCGTATGCGGGGTTCCAGGTGTTCATGACGGAGTAGGCGGGGTCCGCCGGGGCGCCGGGTGAATCGAAGGGAAATCAAGGAGAGGGAATCATGAAACTGATCGTAGCGTACATACAGCCGCACAAGCTCAGCGACGTGAAGAAGTCGCTGTACAAGGCGGAAGTGTTCAAGATGTCGGTGACGAACTCGCTCGGGTGCGGGCAGCAGAAGGGGTACCACGAATCGTACCGCGGGGTGGACGTGGAGGTGAACCTCCTGAAGAAGGTGCGGCTGGAGATCGCGGTGAACGACGATTTCACGGAGAAGACGGTCGGGGCCATCGTCGAAGGCGCCAAGTCGGGGCAGATCGGGGACGGGAAGATCTTCATCCTGGACCTGCCCGACTGCATCCGCATCCGGACCGGGGAACGGGGGAGTGACGCCATCGGCTAGGGAGCGGGGTCCTTTCCCCGAAAGCAGAAAGGGAGGAATCGACATGAAGATGATTTGCGCGATTGTCCGGCCGCATCGGCTCGAGCAGGTGAAGCATGCGCTTTCCGACGTCGGGGTTGTCGGCCTCACCGTCAGCGAGGTGCGCGGGGCGGGCCGGCAGAAGGGGCAGGTCGAGCGCTACCGGGGATCGGAATACAGCTTCGATCTGATCCCCAAGGTGAAGGTGGAGGCGGCGGTCCCCGACGAACAGTGCGCGGAGGCGCTCAAGGCGATCTGCGCGGCGGCCCGGACGGGAGAGATCGGGGACGGGAAGGTCTTCGTCTACGCCCTCGAGGACGCGGTGCGGATCCGCACCGGGGAGACGGGGGAGGACTCCCTCCTGTAGCGCTTTCGGCCGGCCGGGAAGAGGGAGGGCCCCCTGCCCGTGACGGGCAGGGGGCCCGAGGCCTATTTCCGTTTATTCGCGGCGTGCTGGCGCGCGGCGCCCACGGCGGTGATGAGGCCCAGGACCAGCATGATAGCGCATAAATAATAGGCGACGACAGAATCCAATGCCTGCATCGGTGCACGTCCTTTACTTTTGGCGAGCGGCTACCACGATCTTCCGCGATGGGCCAGCCGCCAGAGGATATAGAAGATCACGGCCATCCCCAGGGTCACGCAAAACTGAAACAACAGAATTTTCCACGGCCATGCCATCGTTCATTCCCCCTTCGATAACGCGATAACGGACACTTACGCTTCCGCCGCCCGCCTCCCGGAAGCCGCTTCCCTCGCCTTGAGCTGCCGCAGGTATCCCGGCTCCCCGGGGAGGATGAGGTTGAGCCCGATGCCGAACAGGAGCGTGGCGAAGGTCGTGGGATACAGGTTGAGGCTCAGGTAGGAGGGGAGCCAGGTCGGGGACGCGAATGTCCAGTAGAAATTCGCCAGGTACCCGGCCGAAATGGTGATCCAGGCCGCGTACTTGTTCACCTTCCAGAGCATCCCGATCAGGTAGACGCCGAAGACCGGGATCGCGAAGGAGAAGGTCCACATGAAGATCGAAAAAACGGGGCTCCCCAGCTTGAGGGCGGGGATGATGACCAGTACGGC is part of the Acidobacteriota bacterium genome and encodes:
- a CDS encoding P-II family nitrogen regulator produces the protein MKLIVAYIQPHKLSDVKKSLYKAEVFKMSVTNSLGCGQQKGYHESYRGVDVEVNLLKKVRLEIAVNDDFTEKTVGAIVEGAKSGQIGDGKIFILDLPDCIRIRTGERGSDAIG
- a CDS encoding P-II family nitrogen regulator, giving the protein MKMICAIVRPHRLEQVKHALSDVGVVGLTVSEVRGAGRQKGQVERYRGSEYSFDLIPKVKVEAAVPDEQCAEALKAICAAARTGEIGDGKVFVYALEDAVRIRTGETGEDSLL